Proteins found in one Triticum aestivum cultivar Chinese Spring chromosome 4D, IWGSC CS RefSeq v2.1, whole genome shotgun sequence genomic segment:
- the LOC123100309 gene encoding uncharacterized protein, with translation MRSLPLPLLLLGAVLLVAAMLPEGAAAKWTAVNPNGGVVQQVGRFAVIVYDLAHRAGLTYVGVARGETEEAVGGGTIYRLVVAAATPDGSRAQYECLVWGVPASSLSTWKLRRFRKIAMA, from the coding sequence ATGAggtcgctgccgctgccgctgctgctacTCGGAGCGGTCCTCCTCGTGGCCGCCATGCtcccggagggggcggcggccaagtggacGGCGGTGAACCCGAACGGTGGGGTGGTCCAGCAGGTGGGGCGGTTCGCGGTGATCGTGTACGACCTGGCGCACCGCGCGGGCCTGACGTACGTGGGGGTGGCGCGCGGCGAGACGGAGGAGGCGGTGGGCGGCGGCACCATCTACCGGCTGGTTGTGGCGGCGGCGACGCCCGACGGGAGCAGGGCTCAGTACGAGTGCCTGGTGTGGGGCGTGCCGGCGTCCAGTCTCAGCACCTGGAAGCTCCGCCGGTTCAGGAAGATCGCAATGGCATAG